GTTCTCCAGTCATACTCCAGAGCCGGGGCAGTGTCTCGGGCATCAAGACCTTGTGGTTTGATGATACCGTGGCCGAAGCACAGTGGGAATCTGAACTTCGCTATGATGCCCTTGGGAAACGATACGTCATGCAGCTACCGGGGTCTTCTGAAAAATTGGAAGATGTTTCGCTTGCCCGGCTGTTGCAAAAGGGCTGGGGGCGAGTCTCGCTTGTGCTGGGACCGTGGAAAACGCTCCAGCCGGGTACGAATTATCGGCTGGATCTGCAAATTCGGATGAAGCGCGAAGACGTTCCTGCCTGGCTCAAGTATGTGGTCTTTTTCAAATCGTGGGATGTGTACCCGCTGGCAAACTATCAGCTTGATTTTAGCTACTGAGACCTGAAGCATGTCGGAAAAAAAGTCCGGATCGGCCCAGAAAAAATGGATTAAGGTTGGCACGGGAACAACTCGTGAGCGAAAACGTCGCCAGCGGGAGCTTGCTCTTGCTGCGGTTGCGCTCCTTTTTGTTGTGGTGCTGACTTGGATTGAGCTGCGTTATTTTGGCGACATCAATTCCCTTATCTTCCTTGGCCTGTTTAATATCAATGTTATTATACTTTTCGCCGTTATTTTTGTTGTCCTGCGCAATGTCATTAAGCTTGTGCTGGAACGGCGGCGCAATGTCCTTGGGTCCAAGCTGCGGTCCCGCCTTGTGATCTCTTTTGTCACCCTGTCTATAGTCCCCACTATGCTCATGTTTGCCATGGGCGCCAAGTTTGTTCAAACGTCCGTTGATTTTTGGTTTAAGACGCAGGTCGAAGACTCTCTGGAGCAGGCTCTGGAAGTCGGGCAGGCGTTTTATGCCTCGTCACAGGAACGTCTGGAGCGCCGATCAAAATTTGTGCTCCAGCGGATTCTGGACCGTCGCCTCGCATGGGGCGGAAAAACAATGGATGCCTTTTTGAAGGACAAGCGGGAGGAGTATGATCTGACGCTGATTGGCGTGATTTCAACTGACCTTTCGCCCCAGAACTGGCATGCAAACGAAGAGTGGAGTGGAATCTGGGAAGACATTCGGGACAAGGTCAACTGGAAAAGTCTTTCGGAAAAGCCGGAGTTCTGGTCGACAGTTCGTTCTGGTTCCCAGGCCGATATGGTCATTGGCCTGCTT
This genomic stretch from Desulfobaculum bizertense DSM 18034 harbors:
- a CDS encoding DUF4390 domain-containing protein, whose amino-acid sequence is MSTICKNDLSASDEQSRLLACLPVFCLVLCLFLGASLGPRPAFGQTLELGNLVLDNQQGEITVRFGVRLDELAPLQDVLESGSPVILQSRGSVSGIKTLWFDDTVAEAQWESELRYDALGKRYVMQLPGSSEKLEDVSLARLLQKGWGRVSLVLGPWKTLQPGTNYRLDLQIRMKREDVPAWLKYVVFFKSWDVYPLANYQLDFSY